TGACGGTCTGCTCTATATCGTCGACCGGAAGAAAGATATGATCATCCGCGGCGGCGAAAACGTCTATCCGGTGGAAGTGGAAGAAGTGCTCTATCAAATTCCAGAACTCTTTGAAGCGGCAGTTGTCGGTGTCCCACACGAAGTGTTAGGCGAAGTTCCGAAAGCATACGTAGTCGTGAAGGAAGGGGAGACCCTCACCGAGGCCGACGTAATTAGCCATTGCTCAGGCAATCTTGCTAACTATAAAATACCCATTGAAATCGAATTCCTCGATGAACTTCCGCGGAATGCGTCAGGTAAGGTGTTGAAACATACACTAAGATCCGGCATGCACTCGACAATATGAACAACTAGTCATTCCTCAACGAAATGAATAAGTAGTTAGAAAACACACCGCATCAGCCATGATAGGGGTGTTTTTTACATTCGAAACACTACTTACGAATTAAGTCAGAAGGTAGTATAATAGTAGGAACTCAATTCAGAAAAGGGGAACCCGACTTGCTACGTAACCAAATGAAACGATTCTTTATGCTATTCGCCATCCTATTCGTCATGCTGCCAATCCATCAGGCTGCAGCCGCTGCAGAACCCATCGATGAAATTCGGCAGCTAATCAAAGACTATTATGTTGATGATGTTCCCGCCTCGGTATTATCAAGAAGCACCGGAAAAGAGATTACAAATGGTCTTGATCCGCATTCCGCTTACATGTCCAAGCTGGAGTACGAAGCCTTCATTAACGGAATCGAGCAACGCATCGTCGGTATCGGCGTCGTACTAGAGGAAAGCGTGAACGGTATAAAAGTGATTTCCGTCATTAAAGATGGTCCTGCTTTCAAAGCTGGCATAGTACCCGGCGATATCATCACGCATGTCGGCGGGACTTCTTTGATAGGTAAGTCCGTACAAGCGGCAGTCCCTTTGATCAGCGGTACAGAGAACACAGACGTCTCCCTTACAATAGAACGGGAAAAGACAGAAGAACCGGTAAAAATGACAATACGTAGGGCGGAAATCCACTTGCCGACAGTCGAGTCTGAAATGCTTGGCGGCAATATCGGCTACATCCGATTGAATAGTTTCGCTACCGATTCCGCCCGTGACATGGGGGACGCGATTCGTTCACTTAAAGGTGCTGAAGGTTTCATTGTTGATATCCGAAACAATGGAGGCGGCTATATTACTGCAGCACAGGAAATTGCTGGCTTTTTCCCTGGAGTCGAACAGGCCTTCCAACTTCGCGAGAAAAATAAGAAGCCGGCAATTTATCCTTCCGTCAATCAGAAACAGAAAATTACCGGTCCCGTCTCATTGCTCATCAATGAATACAGTGCTAGTGCATCCGAAATGCTGGCCGTCAACTTGAAGGAGCAGAAAGCTGCTACGCTGTATGGAGAAAGCACATATGGAAAAGGGACCATGCAATCGATGTACGCCTTTAACGATGGCAGTGTATTAAAAATGACGACTGCCCGTTTTTATTCGCCGAAAGGCATTGCTGTGGATAAAGTCGGTGTAACACCCGACATAAAGACGCGGGAAAACGAAGAATTGATAACTGCGCATTACGAGCAGCTACTTACGCAATATAAAGACTATGCCAGATACCCTAAATTGGAAAATGTAAAGACGACGAAGAGGTTCACGGTCAACATGACGAAGGAAATGGATTGGCGGCAACTTGGAAACAAATCGGCCCAATTGATTGAAATTGGTGGAAAAGAGAGCAATGTCCGCTTTGAAGTGAAAGATGGCAAGACAATCGAAGTGATTCCTGAAGCACCATTGCTTTCAGGAAAAAAGTATGTGCTGATCATCCATCCTGTTTGGATGGGTAAGAAGGGAAAGGCATTGAAGAAAGGGATCTATCTGGATGTGACAGTAAAATAGAAGGGAATGAGAGCTTGTCCGTCAATGAATGGATGGGCTCTCATTTTCTATATAAGCGGATTCCTTCCCACACTTTGGGGAATGCTTTGAGCGTCTTCGGATTTCATTTTCCAAAAGCTTGATGAAATGGGGGCAAAGGTTCAGCGCAATCGCTTTTTTATACGAATCCATTAGAAAATCATCCGGTATACTTAACAATTTGTGTCTCCTCCTTGTCATCAAATCGTTTCCGGTTGCATATCTTGAAGTTTGGCTGTATTTACCTTACCAAATTTCAATTGTGAGAACAATCGTTCCGATATCCACAGTTGAACGTGGATAAGTTGTGGTTAACATGTTTGTAAGCCGCCCAAGTCAATGGGCGACCGGTGGATGAAGTGGACAAGGTTATCCACAGAATGGGGAAACGCGAAATTTGTCGAAAGATTTTTCCGGAAAGTTAATTTTCGCACTATTTTACATTGAAGTTTCGACTGAATTCCCATACGATTAGATGAAAAACAATTGGGGGAGAGGAAAAGTGTTTCAATTCGATACGCTTGGCCAGGAAATTGTGGAAGAACTCTCCAATTTGATACAGGAACAAGTGATTCTTACAGACCGACGTGGTTTCATTCAAGCAAGCACCGACCCTGAGAGGATCAACCAATTCCATGAAGGCGCGCTGCTCAGCTTGCGGGAGAAAAAGATCCTCCATATGACGGAGAAGGAGATGGACCTTTTGCGTGGCGTCCGAAAAGGGGTCGTCCTGCCGATCGTAATTGAAGGGGAGCCGATTGCCGTGCTCGGAATAACGGGCGATCCTATGCATATCCATCCGCAGGCGCAACTCATCCTGCGAGTTGCTGAGCTTTTCATCCAAGATGCGATGAAAAGGAAGCAGAAAGAGGAAAAAGTGCGCGACATTGAATTTTTCGTGTTCGATTGGCTCACCTCGACAAAGAAAGATGGACGCTTTCGTGAAAGAGGGGCGGTGCTCGGCATCGAAGTGAGCCTATATAGGCAAGTCGTCGTCATTGAAGTGATGAACACGGAGGACCAATTCACAATTGAAGAAGTGGATAGCTTCATGTCCAATCAAAACATCCACCCCGATCTAAAAATGATCCGGTGGGGGCAAGATAAGATCCTCCTGCTGTTGCCAGACATGAATCAGGACATATTAAAGAGCGAACTGGACTATTTCCTTTTATCCATCAAAAGAAGGAAAAAGATTATCGTCGCGGCCGGCATTGGCGGAAAGATGGAGTACTCCGATTTGTCCAAGTCGTTCATACAAGCGGAGCGGGCGGCGAATGCTTCGAAAAAGCTGAAGCGGGTCCTGTTTGAACACGAGCTTCGTTTCGAGCTAATCCTGCAAAGCATCGGAGAATCGACCCGCAAGGAATTCGTCGAGCGGACGATTGCACCGCTGCTTGGGGACCCTGACCTCCTGCACAATCTCCAAGTTTGGTTCAATGAAAATCAATCGATGCAGAACACAGCGAAAAAACTGCATATCCATAAAAACACTCTTTCCTATCGTCTGCAGAAGGTCGAGCAGCTCACCGGACTTTCCGTTTCGAAAGTTCATGATGTTCTCCTCCTTTACCT
The sequence above is drawn from the Sporosarcina luteola genome and encodes:
- a CDS encoding S41 family peptidase, with protein sequence MLRNQMKRFFMLFAILFVMLPIHQAAAAAEPIDEIRQLIKDYYVDDVPASVLSRSTGKEITNGLDPHSAYMSKLEYEAFINGIEQRIVGIGVVLEESVNGIKVISVIKDGPAFKAGIVPGDIITHVGGTSLIGKSVQAAVPLISGTENTDVSLTIEREKTEEPVKMTIRRAEIHLPTVESEMLGGNIGYIRLNSFATDSARDMGDAIRSLKGAEGFIVDIRNNGGGYITAAQEIAGFFPGVEQAFQLREKNKKPAIYPSVNQKQKITGPVSLLINEYSASASEMLAVNLKEQKAATLYGESTYGKGTMQSMYAFNDGSVLKMTTARFYSPKGIAVDKVGVTPDIKTRENEELITAHYEQLLTQYKDYARYPKLENVKTTKRFTVNMTKEMDWRQLGNKSAQLIEIGGKESNVRFEVKDGKTIEVIPEAPLLSGKKYVLIIHPVWMGKKGKALKKGIYLDVTVK
- the sda gene encoding sporulation histidine kinase inhibitor Sda, which encodes MTRRRHKLLSIPDDFLMDSYKKAIALNLCPHFIKLLENEIRRRSKHSPKCGKESAYIENESPSIH
- a CDS encoding CdaR family transcriptional regulator; the protein is MFQFDTLGQEIVEELSNLIQEQVILTDRRGFIQASTDPERINQFHEGALLSLREKKILHMTEKEMDLLRGVRKGVVLPIVIEGEPIAVLGITGDPMHIHPQAQLILRVAELFIQDAMKRKQKEEKVRDIEFFVFDWLTSTKKDGRFRERGAVLGIEVSLYRQVVVIEVMNTEDQFTIEEVDSFMSNQNIHPDLKMIRWGQDKILLLLPDMNQDILKSELDYFLLSIKRRKKIIVAAGIGGKMEYSDLSKSFIQAERAANASKKLKRVLFEHELRFELILQSIGESTRKEFVERTIAPLLGDPDLLHNLQVWFNENQSMQNTAKKLHIHKNTLSYRLQKVEQLTGLSVSKVHDVLLLYLGIRLLDEMK